Proteins from one Mesotoga infera genomic window:
- the osmF gene encoding glycine betaine ABC transporter substrate-binding protein OsmF, with translation MKRIMLIALLLITVIGLALKGPITVASKIDTEGALLGQMIVIVLEKNGFKVNDKTEFGTTSVIRKAIIAGEIDIYPEYTGNGGFFFDNTDPMVWKNAKSGYETVKALDLASNGLVWLTPAPANNTWALAIRKDLSESEGIKTLEDLATYINGGGFIKLAASEEFLTRPDAMPAFQEAYGFELSNDQILAFSGGNTAQTIRAAAQNIDGVNLAMAYGTDGALSALRLVVLEDTKGVQPIYEPAPIVRKEVYDMYPEIEGLLKPVFESLDLESLQSLNASIAIEGLDAGYVAEQFLRSKSLID, from the coding sequence GTGAAGAGAATAATGTTAATAGCGCTATTATTGATAACTGTAATTGGTTTGGCACTGAAGGGGCCGATTACGGTGGCATCGAAGATTGATACAGAAGGAGCTCTGCTCGGTCAGATGATTGTCATCGTCCTTGAAAAGAACGGTTTCAAGGTGAATGACAAGACAGAATTCGGCACGACGAGTGTCATCAGAAAGGCGATCATCGCTGGTGAGATCGATATCTACCCCGAGTACACCGGAAACGGAGGCTTCTTCTTTGATAACACAGATCCCATGGTATGGAAGAACGCGAAGTCGGGATACGAGACTGTGAAGGCCCTTGATCTGGCAAGTAACGGTCTCGTCTGGCTTACTCCAGCTCCTGCGAACAATACCTGGGCTCTGGCGATCAGAAAGGATCTTTCCGAGAGTGAGGGAATCAAGACCCTCGAAGACCTTGCGACATACATTAACGGTGGAGGATTCATCAAGCTGGCCGCTTCCGAAGAGTTTCTGACGAGGCCCGATGCGATGCCTGCCTTCCAGGAGGCATATGGTTTTGAACTTTCCAACGATCAAATTCTGGCCTTCTCCGGAGGAAACACCGCTCAGACGATCAGGGCTGCCGCACAGAATATAGACGGGGTCAATCTCGCTATGGCATACGGTACGGACGGGGCGCTCTCGGCCCTCAGACTTGTCGTTCTTGAGGACACCAAAGGCGTACAGCCCATCTACGAACCCGCTCCCATAGTGAGGAAAGAGGTCTACGACATGTATCCCGAGATCGAAGGACTCCTGAAACCCGTCTTCGAATCACTGGACCTAGAGAGTTTGCAGTCTCTCAACGCTTCGATAGCTATCGAAGGTCTGGATGCGGGTTATGTTGCTGAGCAGTTCCTGAGATCGAAGTCCTTGATTGATTAG